In the Streptomyces fradiae ATCC 10745 = DSM 40063 genome, one interval contains:
- a CDS encoding LamG domain-containing protein, producing the protein MSTRIRRTGLLRGAAVAATAGAVLAAGLTGLPEPDRTATTATTAVPQAAPAQAATEEAAKDAARKSGKRVEVLGLRGERRDVFAEPDGSFTAREYTEPVRTVRDGAWAEVDTTLVRRADGTLGPKASTVDLAFSSGEAGKPFATLRRAGRAFALTWPYGKLPAPRLEGDTATYADALPGVDLTVRAEADGFAHLLVVRTPAAAADPRLARIDLGMTAKGLKVSKDASGALKAEDAAVGGTVFQAGKPVMWDSASVEETATRPQGAKAVARALAADAPAPAPALEGPGGGGRTAPLGVEVAEDTLRLIPDRTLLTGPGTVFPVVIDPIQRTTSRSAWTGVMSGFPTEQDWKYSDGAGVGRCPTDYNPVSCNGVGVRRVMFTMPTSFYKGKQILGATFSARVTHIYQAQPVAMPIQLYRIGGANHTITASTNWSNTSTQWADHLQTVSKAISPAGCSSQANLHFESGPTGELTNQVRAAANGGWTAMSLGLRAQDEGTFSQWKRVCGNAYLSVSYNTLPSQITGALMSSNPGGSCKTGTARPYTEVPPKLYTEARDPDHAGGLTDKVKVQFKVEWTDAAGVAKSYTADTGYMAPVAGTRFWHQVHSTIPQNRVVSWSARAFDGDGWGPWSATKCEFVYDATLPGKPNVLSEQYPADSVWHDGVGTYGTFTFSPNRNDSIPDTDVVKYRYAFDSTASPATTVTPAAPGGPASVQWMPSRPGPHWLEVVAVDRAENPSTVHRYEFNVTEGKSAAAQWSLADPAGSTEAHDEQEKFSASAGGGVTFGVEGPGGKVDSAVRLDGTAEAYLDAGQTVLDTAGGFSVSAWVRPTDLSRDMTVVSQDGTGEPGFTLGYNAVARTWAFSVPRTDVQSVGEWRAAATGLTVVKDQWVLLTGVYDAQQAQLKLYVNETLKGSSPRLSAWRSYGPLQIGRSTAKTGYRGHFTGDLAEVRVFDRVLPAAQVAELMTVKPVRKGYWQLDTATNGASPETGGGAPLQLHGDAYVYRPADPVFDEAALVGDGHLVLDGDGDHAATAAPPITGGTSFTMTARVQLTSLDATAPQTVLSLPGTHANRAVVRYRPGSATELPAWELAVARSDETTAEVRVFRDDQQLPDNEGAGQHLAVVYDAFANDIRLYVNGQLAAAADRMEDTLWSATGGLQIGRSLTGDSEYLAGSLDEVRVYSGAADTTAVQRMALLAPLTDI; encoded by the coding sequence GTGTCCACCCGCATACGCCGCACCGGTCTGCTGCGCGGTGCGGCGGTCGCCGCGACGGCGGGCGCCGTCCTCGCCGCCGGGCTGACCGGGCTCCCCGAGCCCGACCGGACCGCCACCACCGCAACGACCGCCGTCCCCCAGGCCGCGCCCGCCCAGGCCGCCACCGAGGAGGCCGCCAAGGACGCCGCGCGTAAGAGCGGCAAGCGCGTCGAGGTGCTCGGCCTGCGCGGGGAGCGCCGCGACGTCTTCGCCGAACCCGACGGCTCCTTCACGGCGCGCGAGTACACCGAACCCGTGCGGACCGTGCGGGACGGCGCGTGGGCCGAGGTCGACACGACCCTCGTCAGGCGCGCGGACGGCACCCTCGGGCCGAAGGCGAGCACCGTCGACCTGGCCTTCTCGTCCGGCGAGGCCGGCAAACCCTTCGCCACCCTCCGCCGGGCGGGTCGCGCGTTCGCCCTGACGTGGCCGTACGGCAAGCTTCCCGCGCCCCGGTTGGAAGGCGACACGGCGACGTACGCCGACGCGCTGCCGGGTGTCGACCTGACGGTCCGCGCCGAGGCCGACGGCTTCGCCCACCTCCTGGTCGTCAGGACGCCCGCGGCCGCGGCGGACCCCCGGCTCGCCCGGATCGACCTGGGCATGACGGCCAAGGGCCTGAAGGTCTCGAAGGACGCCTCCGGGGCCCTCAAGGCGGAGGACGCCGCCGTCGGCGGCACCGTCTTCCAGGCGGGCAAGCCGGTCATGTGGGACTCCGCCTCCGTGGAGGAGACCGCCACCAGGCCGCAGGGCGCCAAGGCCGTCGCCCGCGCCCTCGCCGCGGACGCCCCCGCGCCCGCACCGGCCCTGGAGGGTCCCGGCGGAGGCGGCCGTACGGCACCGCTCGGTGTCGAGGTCGCCGAGGACACGCTGCGGCTGATCCCCGACCGCACGCTCCTCACCGGCCCCGGCACGGTCTTCCCGGTCGTCATCGACCCCATCCAGCGCACCACCTCGCGCAGCGCCTGGACCGGCGTCATGTCCGGCTTCCCGACCGAACAGGACTGGAAGTACAGCGACGGCGCCGGTGTGGGCCGCTGCCCCACCGACTACAACCCGGTGTCCTGCAACGGCGTCGGCGTACGGCGTGTGATGTTCACCATGCCGACGTCCTTCTACAAGGGCAAGCAGATCCTCGGGGCGACGTTCTCCGCTCGCGTCACGCACATCTACCAGGCCCAGCCGGTCGCCATGCCCATCCAGCTGTACCGGATCGGCGGCGCCAACCACACGATCACCGCGAGCACCAACTGGTCCAACACCAGCACCCAGTGGGCCGACCACCTCCAGACCGTCAGCAAGGCGATCTCGCCCGCCGGCTGCTCCAGCCAGGCCAACCTCCACTTCGAGAGCGGCCCCACCGGCGAGCTGACCAACCAGGTCAGAGCGGCCGCCAACGGCGGCTGGACGGCGATGTCGCTCGGACTGCGCGCCCAGGACGAGGGCACCTTCTCCCAGTGGAAGCGGGTCTGCGGCAACGCCTACCTCTCCGTCAGCTACAACACCCTGCCGTCGCAGATCACCGGTGCGCTGATGTCGAGCAACCCGGGCGGCAGCTGCAAGACGGGCACGGCACGCCCCTACACCGAGGTGCCCCCGAAGCTGTACACCGAGGCCCGCGACCCCGACCACGCGGGCGGCCTCACCGACAAGGTGAAGGTCCAGTTCAAGGTCGAGTGGACGGACGCCGCCGGCGTCGCCAAGTCGTACACCGCGGACACCGGCTACATGGCGCCCGTGGCCGGGACCAGGTTCTGGCACCAGGTCCACTCCACCATCCCGCAGAACAGGGTCGTCTCCTGGAGCGCCCGCGCCTTCGACGGCGACGGCTGGGGGCCCTGGTCGGCCACCAAGTGCGAGTTCGTCTACGACGCCACCCTGCCCGGCAAGCCGAACGTCCTGTCCGAGCAGTACCCGGCCGACAGCGTGTGGCACGACGGCGTCGGCACGTACGGCACCTTCACCTTCTCGCCGAACCGGAACGACTCCATCCCCGACACCGACGTGGTCAAGTACCGCTACGCCTTCGACTCCACCGCGTCCCCCGCCACCACCGTCACCCCCGCCGCACCCGGCGGCCCGGCGTCCGTCCAGTGGATGCCGAGCCGCCCCGGCCCGCACTGGCTGGAAGTCGTCGCCGTCGACAGGGCCGAGAACCCGAGCACCGTGCACCGCTACGAGTTCAACGTCACCGAGGGCAAGTCGGCCGCCGCCCAGTGGAGCCTCGCCGACCCGGCCGGCAGCACCGAGGCCCACGACGAGCAGGAGAAGTTCTCCGCTTCGGCCGGCGGCGGCGTGACCTTCGGCGTCGAGGGACCCGGCGGCAAGGTCGACTCCGCGGTACGCCTCGACGGCACCGCCGAGGCGTACCTGGACGCCGGCCAGACCGTCCTCGACACCGCCGGCGGCTTCAGCGTCAGCGCCTGGGTGCGCCCCACCGACCTGAGCCGCGACATGACCGTCGTCAGCCAGGACGGCACGGGCGAGCCCGGCTTCACACTCGGCTACAACGCCGTCGCCAGGACCTGGGCGTTCTCCGTCCCGCGCACCGACGTGCAGAGCGTCGGCGAGTGGCGCGCGGCGGCCACCGGCCTCACCGTCGTGAAGGACCAGTGGGTCCTGCTGACAGGCGTCTACGACGCCCAGCAGGCGCAGCTGAAGCTCTACGTCAACGAGACGCTCAAGGGCAGCTCGCCGCGCCTCTCCGCATGGAGGTCGTACGGCCCGCTCCAGATCGGCCGCTCCACGGCGAAGACCGGCTACCGCGGCCACTTCACCGGCGACCTCGCCGAGGTCCGCGTCTTCGACCGCGTCCTGCCCGCCGCGCAGGTGGCGGAGCTGATGACGGTCAAGCCGGTACGCAAGGGCTACTGGCAGCTCGACACGGCGACGAACGGCGCCTCCCCGGAGACCGGCGGCGGCGCCCCGCTCCAGCTGCACGGCGACGCGTACGTGTACCGCCCGGCGGACCCGGTCTTCGACGAGGCCGCCCTCGTCGGCGACGGCCACCTGGTCCTCGACGGAGACGGCGACCACGCCGCGACGGCGGCCCCGCCGATCACGGGCGGCACCAGCTTCACGATGACCGCCCGGGTGCAGCTCACCTCGCTCGACGCGACCGCCCCGCAGACCGTCCTGTCGCTGCCCGGCACCCACGCCAACCGCGCGGTGGTGCGCTACCGACCAGGCTCCGCGACCGAACTACCGGCGTGGGAACTGGCCGTCGCCCGGTCCGACGAGACGACGGCGGAGGTGCGGGTCTTCCGGGACGACCAGCAGCTGCCCGACAACGAGGGGGCCGGTCAGCACCTGGCGGTCGTCTACGACGCCTTCGCCAACGACATCCGGCTGTACGTCAACGGGCAACTCGCGGCCGCCGCCGACCGCATGGAGGACACGCTGTGGTCCGCGACGGGCGGTCTCCAGATCGGCCGGTCCCTGACCGGCGACAGCGAGTACCTCGCCGGCTCCCTCGACGAGGTCCGTGTGTACAGCGGTGCCGCCGACACGACGGCCGTCCAGAGGATGGCCCTTCTGGCGCCACTGACCGACATCTGA
- a CDS encoding polymorphic toxin-type HINT domain-containing protein, giving the protein MSLRGRLLRHRLPRGAVAATVLGLSLTLTASTVQSIAYAEDRGRGRPGVQDFGDPAEGTDAKAAPRPSDPARKAAVTGLDRASWPRQGSAEVAVAAAGSKKPAVATPGGLPVSVTAPQAPAQAKAGPAAPSAKASPATPGKVKVDVLDPARAAQLGVSSLLRLERADDGDKAAEVRVTVGYSSFAEGYGGSYGSRLHLVQLPACAAYAQPGSAKCPEAPKPLATVNDAKSRTLAADVTAAPADAGPSTMAVDGAPLVAVTSGPSSAQGTYKATALSPSASWNVSASSGGFSWSYPLRTVPTPGGQVPSLGLGYSSQSADGRTSATNNQGSWIGEGFSYDPGYIERRYKPCSDDGHAGSGEQCWAFDNATILLNGSATELVKDDKTGKWHLASDEGAKVEKLTNTVNGDNDNEYWRVTTTDGTEYYFGLNRLPGWASGNEETASTWTVPVFGDDAGEPCHNATFANAHCKQAWRWNLDYVKDAHGNVMSYFYQPETNHYALGGKTDVNGTPYHRGGYLKRIDYGQRDGEVYAAKAPARVVFTTAERCLPTATFDCAEAKRIPANAAHWPDVPVDQECKPDTKCKVGQTFWTTKRLTGVTTQMRKDATTYQDVDAWTFTHLFTDNGDDSKTLWLSKIDHEGRAGTTAAKLPSLELFGEQLVNRVDAPGDNIAPFHRFRLATVLSETGAQLDVNYAPAECTAGALPAPGSSTKRCYPVKWSPPGTIEPITDWFHKYVVAEIIETDRTGGSDSLVTRYDYAKGKGAWRKAEPDGITQEKFLTWGGWQGYDKVTVTSGTAEQQKTRIDYTYMQGMDGDKDPSGGTRSVKVADSTGAEYTDVKEFTGHQLETATYDKGEVVAKTISQPWMHHTATQTQPWATSHATIVRPRVNRGFTLLSNGTWRETKATTTYETANGTGRVTQVEELGDVSKSGDESCTRTWYADNPAKNILSLPSRSESVSVGCATTPDRSKQVLADERTSYDGLAFGAAPEKGDATRTERLTSHDGTTATYQVTGTTTYDAFGRPLSQTDASGAKTTTAYTEANGLISQTKRTNALGHVTTTDYAPAWGASIGQTDPNGNRTQLAYDGLGRLTSVWLPDRSSAQTPSIRYSYNVRRDKVVAIKTEKVENDGSYGAEHTLYDSLLRPRQIQTEGSGGTRMVADTFYDGVGKVKKTNATYNAAGAPSDELLLVHNGEVGAQTLMEYDGLGRQTAQVFAVSGVEQWRTTTAYSGERTDVDPPKGGTGTTTITDALGRTTEVRHYRGDAPNELLGYDATTYTYTPKGLLETVTDAQDNVWRYEYDQLGRKVKSVDPDAGTSTTRYDELDRPVAVTDARGKRTSTVYDKLGRVTATWQGAPDTGTKLSETRYDKAGWLGKAWANLTYTSPTEYFASVVQEMDRFYQPLKTMHVVPESQGALAGNYLYTSSYNRDGTLQGSSLPAAGGLPAEGLVYGYDELQRPKSMSGYVTDAVYSGQSHLQQLELFTGTGKKVWNTFAYEKGTDRLTRSLVDVYGAPARVKESTYSYDQAGNVLSVADTANTAAPDVQCFRYDNRQRLAAAWTPAATATDASGSGTIGSTAPVSGSGPAACQAAPGASALGGPAPYWKSYVTDAIGNRTSETVHDTSLDASKDITRTYTYGAAGAAGNGPHQLTKVVEKTPTGDRQSTYEYDAAGNTTKRVIGGDAQVLEWNDQGKLAKATEANGTETTYLYDGSGNRIQRKDPTGTTVYLPGMELKLSADGTKTEATRYYTFAGQTVAVRTDDNKVSFIASDHHGTGEVAIDSATGAVSQRRFDPYGVERGQATGTWPGEKGYVGGTIDKSTGLTHLGAREYDPVIGKFISVDPIIDYTQPQQMNGYAYANNSPVTLSDPSGLMPAECMTREIDCRHGRPTGKSDPVDDAESDVNEAKKIFSGAEEQKSDARQRIKKAAKTLIKIVKDELGITAAFDCVSSGDLGACGETLLNIAGSFAGGIAGKLLAKYGMPWNIKKGYALGKRIVGLVGELIDGVKGYFEAGKAVDRARGVLAKAQDKLAAARKKAAQLRLKTGCHSFLPGTLVLLEDGTTKPIEEVELGDKLKVTDPETGETTVREVAGTIVTEDDKHFVDLTIEGGTGRPEALISTTTHPFWVESENRWIEAGDLKPGMELRTADGDVAPVKSVRPFDQRQRTHDLTLTDIHTYYVLAGAASVLVHNCGGIDDDAHAALQDRHGNDIADGVDYNVQRMCPSCNSASDAADHTISGIGGNTDELGRYLAGQRDLGMTHVDRRKPGTTARRDESRVDSRGRGVTIVQNSYMVHAYHQSLDEFNSIFN; this is encoded by the coding sequence ATGTCTCTACGTGGCCGCCTGCTGCGCCACCGCCTGCCGAGAGGCGCGGTCGCCGCGACCGTCCTCGGCCTCTCCCTGACACTGACCGCGTCCACCGTCCAGTCCATCGCCTACGCAGAGGACAGAGGCCGCGGCAGGCCCGGCGTCCAGGACTTCGGCGATCCCGCCGAAGGCACCGACGCCAAGGCCGCACCCCGCCCCTCCGACCCCGCCCGCAAGGCCGCGGTCACCGGGCTCGACCGGGCGTCCTGGCCCAGGCAGGGCAGCGCGGAAGTCGCCGTGGCGGCAGCCGGCTCGAAGAAGCCCGCAGTGGCGACACCGGGCGGCCTCCCCGTCTCCGTCACGGCCCCGCAGGCCCCGGCCCAAGCCAAGGCAGGCCCCGCCGCGCCTTCCGCCAAGGCCTCGCCCGCGACCCCCGGCAAGGTCAAGGTCGACGTCCTCGACCCGGCGCGCGCCGCGCAGCTCGGCGTCAGCAGCCTCCTCCGGCTGGAGCGCGCGGACGACGGCGACAAGGCGGCCGAGGTCCGCGTCACCGTCGGCTACTCGTCCTTCGCCGAGGGGTACGGCGGCAGCTACGGCTCCCGCCTCCACCTCGTCCAGCTCCCGGCCTGCGCCGCGTACGCGCAGCCCGGCTCCGCGAAGTGCCCCGAGGCGCCGAAGCCGCTCGCGACGGTCAACGACGCGAAGAGCCGGACCCTGGCCGCCGACGTCACGGCCGCGCCCGCCGACGCCGGCCCCTCCACCATGGCCGTCGACGGCGCCCCGCTGGTCGCCGTGACGTCGGGTCCGTCCTCCGCGCAGGGCACGTACAAGGCCACGGCGCTCTCGCCGTCCGCCAGCTGGAACGTCTCCGCGTCGTCGGGCGGCTTCTCCTGGAGCTATCCGCTCCGCACGGTGCCGACCCCCGGCGGCCAGGTGCCGAGCCTCGGCCTCGGGTACTCCTCCCAGTCCGCCGACGGCCGCACCTCGGCCACCAACAACCAGGGCTCCTGGATCGGCGAGGGCTTCTCGTACGACCCGGGCTACATCGAGCGCCGCTACAAGCCGTGCTCCGACGACGGCCACGCGGGATCCGGCGAGCAGTGCTGGGCGTTCGACAACGCCACGATCCTCCTCAACGGCAGCGCCACCGAACTCGTCAAGGACGACAAGACCGGCAAGTGGCACCTCGCCTCCGACGAGGGCGCCAAGGTCGAGAAGCTGACGAACACCGTCAACGGCGACAACGACAACGAGTACTGGCGCGTCACCACCACCGACGGCACCGAGTACTACTTCGGTCTCAACCGCCTCCCCGGCTGGGCGAGCGGCAACGAGGAGACCGCGTCCACCTGGACGGTGCCCGTCTTCGGCGACGACGCGGGCGAGCCCTGCCACAACGCCACCTTCGCCAACGCCCACTGCAAGCAGGCGTGGCGCTGGAACCTGGACTACGTGAAGGACGCCCACGGCAACGTGATGTCGTACTTCTACCAGCCGGAGACGAACCACTACGCCCTGGGCGGCAAGACCGACGTCAACGGCACCCCCTACCACCGGGGCGGCTACCTCAAGCGCATCGACTACGGTCAGCGCGACGGCGAGGTGTACGCGGCCAAGGCCCCGGCCCGTGTGGTCTTCACCACCGCCGAACGCTGCCTGCCCACGGCCACGTTCGACTGCGCGGAGGCCAAGCGCATCCCTGCGAACGCCGCGCACTGGCCTGATGTCCCCGTGGACCAGGAGTGCAAGCCCGACACCAAGTGCAAGGTCGGCCAGACGTTCTGGACCACCAAGCGCCTCACGGGCGTCACCACCCAGATGCGCAAGGACGCCACGACCTACCAGGACGTGGACGCCTGGACGTTCACCCATCTGTTCACCGACAACGGCGACGACTCGAAGACGCTCTGGCTGTCGAAGATCGACCACGAGGGTCGCGCCGGCACCACCGCGGCCAAGCTGCCCTCCCTGGAACTCTTCGGCGAGCAGCTCGTCAACCGGGTCGACGCGCCCGGTGACAACATCGCGCCGTTCCACCGCTTCCGCCTCGCCACGGTCCTGAGCGAGACCGGGGCACAGCTCGACGTCAACTACGCCCCGGCGGAGTGCACCGCAGGCGCGCTTCCGGCCCCCGGTTCGTCCACCAAGCGCTGCTACCCCGTGAAGTGGTCGCCGCCCGGCACCATCGAGCCGATCACGGACTGGTTCCACAAGTACGTGGTGGCCGAGATCATCGAGACCGACCGTACCGGCGGTAGCGACAGCCTGGTCACCCGCTACGACTACGCGAAGGGCAAGGGCGCCTGGCGCAAGGCCGAGCCGGACGGCATCACCCAGGAGAAGTTCCTCACCTGGGGCGGCTGGCAGGGCTACGACAAGGTCACCGTCACCAGCGGCACCGCCGAGCAGCAGAAGACCCGCATCGACTACACGTACATGCAGGGCATGGACGGCGACAAGGACCCCTCCGGCGGCACGCGCTCGGTCAAGGTGGCCGACTCCACCGGCGCCGAGTACACCGACGTGAAGGAATTCACCGGCCACCAGCTCGAAACGGCCACCTACGACAAGGGGGAGGTCGTCGCCAAGACGATCTCCCAGCCGTGGATGCACCACACGGCCACCCAGACGCAGCCGTGGGCGACGAGCCACGCGACCATCGTCCGGCCCCGGGTGAACCGCGGCTTCACGCTCCTGTCGAACGGCACCTGGCGCGAGACCAAGGCCACCACGACCTACGAGACGGCGAACGGCACCGGTCGCGTCACCCAGGTCGAGGAACTCGGCGACGTGTCGAAGTCCGGTGACGAGTCCTGCACCAGGACCTGGTACGCGGACAACCCGGCCAAGAACATCCTGTCCCTGCCGTCACGAAGCGAGTCGGTCTCGGTCGGCTGCGCCACCACCCCGGACCGGAGCAAGCAGGTCCTCGCGGACGAGCGCACCTCCTACGACGGCCTCGCCTTCGGCGCCGCGCCGGAGAAGGGGGACGCCACCAGGACCGAGCGCCTCACCTCGCACGACGGCACCACCGCCACCTACCAGGTGACCGGCACGACGACGTACGACGCCTTCGGCCGTCCCCTCTCCCAGACCGACGCCTCCGGAGCGAAGACCACCACGGCGTACACCGAGGCGAACGGTCTGATCTCCCAGACGAAGCGCACCAACGCCCTCGGCCACGTCACCACCACCGACTACGCCCCCGCCTGGGGAGCGTCCATCGGCCAGACCGACCCGAACGGCAATCGCACCCAGCTCGCCTACGACGGACTCGGACGCCTCACCTCCGTGTGGCTCCCCGACCGCTCGTCGGCGCAGACCCCGAGCATCAGGTACTCGTACAACGTACGCCGTGACAAGGTCGTCGCGATCAAGACCGAGAAGGTCGAGAACGACGGCTCGTACGGCGCCGAGCACACGCTCTACGACAGCCTCCTGCGCCCGAGGCAGATACAGACCGAGGGTTCCGGCGGCACCCGCATGGTCGCCGACACCTTCTACGACGGCGTCGGCAAGGTGAAGAAGACCAACGCGACCTACAACGCGGCGGGCGCCCCTTCCGACGAACTCCTGCTCGTCCACAACGGCGAGGTGGGCGCCCAGACGCTCATGGAGTACGACGGCCTGGGCCGCCAGACCGCGCAGGTCTTCGCCGTCTCCGGCGTGGAGCAGTGGCGGACGACGACCGCCTACTCCGGTGAGCGCACCGACGTGGACCCGCCCAAGGGCGGTACGGGCACCACCACGATCACGGATGCCCTCGGCCGGACCACCGAAGTCCGCCACTACCGGGGCGACGCGCCCAACGAGCTCCTCGGCTACGACGCGACGACGTACACGTACACGCCGAAGGGCCTCCTGGAGACGGTCACCGACGCGCAGGACAACGTCTGGCGCTACGAGTACGACCAGCTCGGCCGCAAGGTCAAGAGCGTCGACCCCGACGCCGGCACCTCGACGACCCGGTACGACGAGCTCGACCGTCCCGTCGCGGTGACGGACGCCCGCGGCAAGCGGACCTCCACCGTCTACGACAAGCTGGGACGCGTCACGGCCACCTGGCAGGGCGCGCCCGACACCGGCACGAAGCTCAGCGAGACCCGCTACGACAAGGCGGGCTGGCTGGGCAAGGCGTGGGCGAACCTCACCTACACCTCTCCGACCGAGTACTTCGCGTCGGTCGTGCAGGAGATGGACCGGTTCTACCAGCCGCTCAAGACGATGCACGTCGTACCGGAATCTCAGGGCGCCCTGGCCGGCAACTACCTCTACACCTCCAGTTACAACAGGGACGGCACCCTGCAGGGCAGCTCCCTGCCCGCGGCCGGCGGCCTGCCCGCCGAGGGCCTGGTCTACGGCTACGACGAGCTGCAGCGCCCGAAGAGCATGTCGGGTTACGTCACCGACGCGGTCTACAGCGGCCAGAGCCACCTGCAGCAGCTCGAACTCTTCACCGGCACCGGGAAGAAGGTCTGGAACACCTTCGCCTACGAGAAGGGCACCGACCGCCTCACCCGGTCCCTGGTGGACGTGTACGGCGCGCCCGCACGGGTCAAGGAGTCGACCTACTCCTACGACCAGGCGGGCAACGTCCTCTCCGTCGCCGACACGGCGAACACCGCCGCCCCCGACGTCCAGTGCTTCCGGTACGACAACCGGCAGCGGCTCGCCGCGGCGTGGACCCCGGCGGCCACGGCGACGGACGCCTCCGGCTCGGGAACCATCGGCTCCACCGCGCCGGTGTCGGGCTCGGGCCCCGCGGCCTGCCAGGCCGCGCCCGGCGCGAGCGCGCTCGGCGGCCCGGCGCCGTACTGGAAGTCGTACGTCACCGACGCCATCGGCAACCGCACCTCGGAGACCGTCCACGACACGTCCCTGGACGCGTCGAAGGACATCACCCGCACCTACACCTACGGCGCGGCGGGCGCGGCCGGGAACGGGCCGCACCAGCTGACCAAGGTCGTCGAGAAGACACCGACGGGCGACCGCCAGTCGACGTACGAGTACGACGCCGCCGGCAACACCACCAAGCGCGTCATCGGCGGCGACGCCCAGGTGCTGGAGTGGAACGACCAGGGCAAGCTCGCCAAGGCCACGGAGGCGAACGGCACCGAGACGACGTACCTGTACGACGGCAGCGGCAACCGCATCCAGCGCAAGGACCCGACCGGCACCACCGTCTACCTGCCCGGCATGGAGCTGAAGCTCTCCGCCGACGGCACGAAGACCGAGGCGACCCGGTACTACACCTTCGCCGGACAGACCGTCGCGGTCCGCACCGACGACAACAAGGTCTCCTTCATCGCCTCCGACCACCACGGCACGGGCGAGGTGGCGATCGACTCCGCCACCGGAGCCGTCTCCCAGCGCCGCTTCGACCCGTACGGCGTCGAACGCGGCCAGGCCACGGGCACATGGCCGGGGGAGAAGGGCTATGTCGGCGGCACGATCGACAAGTCCACGGGGCTGACACATCTGGGCGCCCGCGAGTACGACCCGGTGATCGGCAAGTTCATCTCCGTCGACCCGATCATCGACTACACGCAGCCGCAGCAGATGAACGGCTACGCCTACGCCAACAACAGCCCGGTCACGCTGTCGGACCCGAGCGGACTGATGCCGGCCGAGTGCATGACCCGCGAGATCGACTGCCGGCACGGACGCCCCACGGGCAAGTCCGACCCGGTCGACGACGCCGAGAGCGACGTCAACGAGGCCAAGAAGATCTTCTCGGGGGCCGAGGAGCAGAAGTCCGACGCCCGGCAGCGCATCAAGAAGGCCGCCAAGACGCTGATCAAGATCGTCAAGGACGAGCTCGGCATCACGGCCGCCTTCGACTGCGTCTCCAGCGGCGACCTTGGGGCGTGCGGCGAGACCCTGCTCAACATCGCGGGCAGCTTCGCCGGCGGTATCGCCGGAAAGCTCCTGGCGAAGTACGGCATGCCGTGGAACATCAAGAAGGGCTACGCGCTCGGGAAGAGGATCGTCGGCCTCGTCGGCGAACTCATCGACGGCGTGAAGGGCTACTTCGAGGCCGGCAAGGCCGTGGACAGAGCCCGGGGGGTCCTGGCCAAAGCGCAGGACAAACTGGCGGCGGCCAGAAAGAAGGCGGCGCAGCTCCGGCTGAAGACCGGCTGCCACAGCTTCCTGCCGGGCACCCTGGTCCTCCTCGAGGACGGCACCACCAAGCCGATCGAGGAGGTGGAACTCGGCGACAAGCTCAAGGTGACGGACCCCGAGACGGGCGAGACCACGGTCCGCGAGGTCGCCGGCACCATCGTCACAGAGGACGACAAGCACTTCGTCGACCTGACGATCGAGGGCGGCACGGGTCGGCCGGAAGCCCTGATCTCCACCACGACCCACCCCTTCTGGGTGGAGTCCGAGAACCGCTGGATCGAGGCCGGCGACCTCAAGCCGGGCATGGAACTGCGCACGGCCGACGGCGACGTGGCTCCGGTGAAGTCCGTCCGCCCGTTCGACCAGCGCCAGCGCACCCACGACCTGACCCTGACGGACATCCACACGTATTATGTGCTGGCTGGGGCTGCGTCGGTCCTCGTTCACAACTGCGGAGGGATCGACGACGATGCGCACGCAGCACTTCAGGATCGCCATGGGAATGACATTGCCGATGGCGTTGACTATAACGTTCAGCGCATGTGTCCGTCCTGCAACTCGGCCAGCGATGCAGCGGATCACACCATTAGTGGAATCGGCGGCAACACGGATGAATTGGGGCGGTACTTGGCTGGTCAGCGCGACTTGGGTATGACCCATGTCGACCGAAGGAAGCCGGGAACAACTGCCAGACGCGATGAGAGTAGGGTGGATTCAAGGGGTAGAGGCGTGACGATCGTCCAAAACTCCTACATGGTTCACGCTTATCACCAATCGTTGGACGAGTTCAACAGCATCTTCAATTAG